In a single window of the Allobranchiibius huperziae genome:
- a CDS encoding aminopeptidase P family protein yields the protein MSEKQPAAEHRSKPTSAQFRSFVASGWAPRPDQPTPREPVADHTGARRDALGARFPGERLVIPAGGLKVRSNDCDYVFRPHTAFAHQTGLGGDREPDAVLVLEPTEDGGHEATIYFRPLAGRDTEEFFGDSRYGEFWVGARPRLEDVESELGIGARHIDELKDAVSKDAGEVTVRVVRDADAEVTALIDEIRAQTAQTQQQAGDDDDRDRHELDDELARVLSTQRLVKDDFEIDQMRAAVSATARGFESVIADLPDAVRRGRGERWVEGVFGLTARHEGNGVGYDSICAAGDHATTLHWIRNTGEIKEGDLLLLDAGVEVDALYTADITRTFPVTGHFSDAQRKVYDAVYAAQEAGLAAVRPGATFADIHAAAIRVIAQTLFDWGLLPDGVDVEATLDKEHGQYHRRWMVHGTSHHLGLDVHDCARARDEDYMQGTLTPGMIVTVEPGLYFKADDELIPPELRGIGVRIEDDVLVTATGHENLSAAMPRTSAEVEDWIARVWAERS from the coding sequence ATGAGTGAGAAGCAGCCGGCGGCCGAACATCGCAGCAAACCCACGAGCGCGCAGTTCCGTTCGTTCGTGGCCTCCGGGTGGGCACCGCGCCCGGATCAACCCACCCCGCGCGAGCCCGTGGCCGACCACACCGGTGCGCGCCGCGACGCACTCGGAGCCCGGTTCCCCGGCGAGCGACTCGTCATTCCCGCCGGAGGGCTGAAGGTCCGCAGCAACGACTGCGACTACGTCTTCCGGCCACACACCGCGTTCGCGCACCAGACCGGCCTCGGCGGCGACCGCGAGCCCGACGCGGTGCTCGTGCTGGAGCCGACCGAGGACGGCGGCCACGAGGCGACGATCTACTTCCGCCCGCTCGCCGGCCGCGACACCGAGGAGTTCTTCGGCGACTCCCGCTACGGCGAGTTCTGGGTGGGTGCCCGCCCGCGACTGGAGGACGTGGAGTCCGAGCTCGGCATCGGCGCACGGCACATCGACGAGCTCAAGGACGCGGTGTCCAAGGACGCCGGCGAGGTGACCGTGCGGGTGGTGCGCGACGCCGACGCGGAGGTCACCGCGCTGATCGACGAGATCCGTGCGCAGACCGCGCAGACCCAGCAGCAGGCCGGCGACGACGACGACCGCGACCGGCACGAGCTGGACGACGAACTGGCCCGGGTGCTGTCCACCCAGCGGCTGGTCAAGGACGACTTCGAGATCGACCAGATGCGCGCCGCCGTCAGCGCGACCGCGCGCGGTTTCGAGTCCGTGATCGCCGACCTTCCGGACGCCGTACGCCGTGGGCGCGGCGAGCGCTGGGTGGAGGGTGTCTTCGGGCTCACCGCGCGTCACGAGGGCAACGGCGTGGGGTACGACTCGATCTGCGCCGCCGGCGACCACGCGACGACCCTGCACTGGATCCGCAACACCGGTGAGATCAAGGAGGGCGACCTGCTGCTGCTGGATGCCGGCGTCGAGGTCGACGCGCTCTACACCGCCGACATCACCCGCACCTTCCCTGTGACCGGCCACTTCTCCGATGCCCAGCGCAAGGTCTACGACGCGGTCTACGCCGCGCAGGAGGCGGGGCTGGCCGCCGTACGCCCCGGAGCCACGTTCGCCGACATCCACGCGGCGGCGATCCGGGTCATCGCCCAGACGCTCTTCGACTGGGGTCTGCTGCCGGACGGCGTCGACGTGGAGGCGACCCTGGACAAGGAGCACGGCCAGTACCACCGCCGCTGGATGGTGCACGGCACCAGTCATCACCTCGGTCTGGACGTGCACGACTGCGCGCGGGCCCGCGACGAGGACTACATGCAGGGCACGCTGACCCCCGGCATGATCGTGACGGTCGAGCCGGGCCTGTACTTCAAGGCCGACGACGAGCTCATCCCGCCGGAGCTGCGCGGCATCGGCGTGCGCATCGAGGACGACGTGCTCGTCACCGCCACCGGCCACGAGAACCTGTCGGCGGCCATGCCCCGCACGAGCGCCGAGGTGGAGGACTGGATCGCGCGCGTCTGGGCCGAGCGCTCCTAG
- a CDS encoding DcrB-related protein, with translation MPTARARLAPLLILLATCSVAACGSSGSTTPQTPSYPTSSVPLGGTTASSSTSAYAGSTVSADKSFSVVLPIGWKPVKSSASGVVIFVQAPTATHGVHTNFSVLRQQAPPGVALADVVAQSQASLQQGGYAVTAASPTTVGGIKGQGLTATRTVQDKQVSERQYFVQHGSAIYITTMTSSAPDAAAATAAQTGIFGSWAWSRS, from the coding sequence ATGCCGACCGCTCGTGCGCGCCTGGCGCCCCTCCTCATCCTTCTTGCCACCTGCTCCGTCGCGGCCTGCGGCTCCAGCGGAAGCACGACGCCGCAGACCCCGTCCTACCCGACCTCCTCGGTCCCCCTCGGGGGCACGACCGCCTCCTCCAGCACCAGCGCGTACGCCGGCAGCACCGTCAGCGCGGACAAGTCCTTCTCGGTCGTGCTCCCGATCGGGTGGAAGCCGGTCAAGAGCTCCGCGTCCGGCGTGGTGATCTTCGTGCAGGCGCCCACCGCCACGCACGGGGTGCACACCAACTTCAGCGTGCTGCGCCAGCAGGCGCCGCCCGGGGTGGCTCTGGCCGACGTCGTCGCACAGAGCCAGGCGAGCCTGCAGCAGGGCGGGTACGCCGTGACGGCCGCCTCCCCCACGACGGTCGGCGGCATCAAGGGCCAGGGGCTGACCGCCACCCGGACGGTGCAGGACAAGCAGGTCAGCGAACGGCAGTACTTCGTCCAGCACGGGTCGGCGATCTACATCACCACGATGACCTCCTCGGCGCCCGATGCGGCCGCCGCGACCGCCGCGCAGACGGGCATCTTCGGTAGCTGGGCTTGGAGTCGTTCCTAG
- a CDS encoding PHP domain-containing protein, producing MRIDLHTHSTESDGTEAPQQVMAAAAVAGLDVVALTDHDTTSGWQQAASAVHEQGVALVRGIEISCSVGGISVHLLGYLIDPSSEPLTRELDHARDSREHRARRMVDLLTPDTGLTWEQVRAQAAPGATLGRPHIADAMVVAGVVADRNEAFATYLASSGKYHVSHYAPHPARAVELVRAAGGVPVMAHPLAHQRGRVVDESVIREMADAGLGGIEVFHRDHDDASRRRAGELASELGLFVTGSSDYHGTGKDNRLGENTTTPRVLETIAAQATSPTGILWP from the coding sequence GTGCGCATCGACCTCCACACCCACTCCACCGAGAGCGACGGCACGGAGGCGCCGCAGCAGGTGATGGCCGCGGCCGCGGTCGCCGGGTTGGACGTCGTCGCGCTCACCGACCACGACACCACCAGTGGCTGGCAGCAGGCGGCGTCAGCGGTGCATGAGCAGGGGGTGGCCCTGGTCCGCGGTATCGAGATCTCCTGCTCGGTCGGCGGCATCAGCGTGCATCTGCTGGGCTACCTGATCGATCCGAGCAGTGAGCCGCTCACGCGTGAGCTGGACCACGCCCGCGACTCCCGGGAGCACCGCGCCCGCCGGATGGTCGACCTGCTCACCCCGGACACCGGTCTCACCTGGGAGCAGGTGCGAGCCCAGGCCGCGCCCGGCGCGACGCTGGGGCGCCCGCACATCGCCGACGCCATGGTCGTCGCCGGTGTGGTCGCCGACCGCAACGAGGCCTTCGCGACCTACCTGGCGTCGAGTGGGAAGTATCACGTCTCGCACTACGCGCCGCACCCCGCCCGCGCGGTCGAGCTCGTGCGCGCAGCCGGTGGTGTGCCTGTGATGGCCCATCCGCTGGCACATCAGCGCGGCCGGGTGGTGGACGAGAGCGTCATCCGCGAGATGGCCGACGCCGGCCTGGGCGGCATCGAGGTCTTCCACCGCGATCATGACGACGCCTCGCGCCGTCGCGCGGGGGAGTTGGCGAGCGAGCTGGGGCTCTTCGTCACCGGCTCCAGCGACTACCACGGCACCGGCAAGGACAACCGGCTCGGCGAGAACACCACGACGCCGCGCGTGCTCGAGACGATCGCGGCACAGGCGACGTCCCCGACCGGGATCCTGTGGCCATGA
- a CDS encoding RecB family exonuclease, producing MSGSETETQTEIPGLPARLYSASPSKLSMWLDCPRAYRMRYLDRPSPPGRAQRAHTSVGLVVHNVLRDFWDLPEHARTPDAVRELVRTSWIDVGFRDAEQSARWRARITDEVLDYLRESDRSTQPAGIERTVGLKTATLALTGRIDRLDDRDGELVVVDYKTSRRPLGRDDARTSLALAFYAQAVARLFRRACTRVELHHVPTGEVVAHEHTPESLERKAAEAESIGRDLRAADASYAELGVESPVFAPRPSALCRWCDYRQHCPEGQLMGPEQQSWAALEPQE from the coding sequence ATGAGCGGATCCGAGACGGAGACGCAGACCGAGATCCCCGGCCTTCCCGCACGGCTCTACTCCGCGAGCCCGAGCAAGCTGTCGATGTGGCTGGACTGCCCGCGCGCCTACCGGATGCGCTATCTGGACCGGCCCTCCCCGCCCGGTCGCGCACAGCGTGCGCACACCTCGGTCGGCCTGGTCGTGCACAACGTGCTGCGGGACTTCTGGGACCTGCCCGAGCACGCCCGCACCCCGGACGCCGTGCGGGAACTGGTGCGCACCAGCTGGATCGACGTGGGGTTCCGCGACGCCGAGCAGTCGGCGCGCTGGCGTGCGCGGATCACGGACGAGGTGCTGGACTACCTGCGCGAGAGCGATCGCAGCACCCAGCCCGCGGGGATCGAGCGCACGGTGGGGCTGAAGACCGCCACCCTGGCGCTCACCGGTCGGATCGACCGGCTCGACGACCGTGACGGCGAGCTGGTGGTCGTCGACTACAAGACTTCCCGGCGGCCGCTCGGGCGCGACGACGCGCGGACGTCGTTGGCGCTGGCGTTCTACGCGCAGGCCGTCGCGCGGCTCTTCCGACGCGCGTGCACCCGCGTCGAACTGCACCATGTGCCGACTGGCGAGGTCGTGGCTCACGAGCACACGCCGGAGTCGCTGGAACGCAAGGCCGCCGAGGCGGAGTCCATCGGGCGCGACCTGCGCGCGGCCGACGCGTCGTACGCCGAGCTGGGCGTCGAATCGCCCGTGTTCGCGCCCCGCCCGTCAGCGCTGTGCCGGTGGTGCGACTACCGCCAGCACTGCCCGGAGGGGCAGCTGATGGGTCCGGAACAACAGTCGTGGGCCGCGCTCGAACCGCAGGAGTGA
- a CDS encoding NAD(P)-dependent alcohol dehydrogenase: MTTTPALSVASPSGSFEAGPVELRALRDDDVRIDVKFAGICHSDIHQVREEWGTAIFPMVPGHEIAGVVAEVGDAVTRVKVGDHVGVGCMVDSCGECEFCKEGYEQHCVKGAVMTYNGTGYDGEKTKGGYAQGVVVSERFVLTIPEGLGLDVAAPLLCAGITTYSPLRRWGAAPGTKVAVIGMGGLGHMGVKIAAAMGAEVTVLSRTTDKADDSVKLGATKHLATKDGKVFEDLKGYFDIILNTVSADLPMEDYVGLLKARGVLVSVGLPPKKYEIAPGLLIGSSKVVAGSNIGGIPETQEMLDFCAKHDFGATVEVIGADEVDAAYDKVVDGKVRYRYVIDTSTISA; this comes from the coding sequence ATGACAACAACTCCTGCCCTGTCCGTCGCGTCGCCCAGCGGCTCGTTCGAGGCCGGCCCCGTCGAGCTTCGCGCGCTGCGCGACGACGACGTCCGCATCGACGTGAAGTTCGCCGGCATCTGCCACAGCGACATCCACCAGGTCCGTGAGGAGTGGGGCACCGCCATCTTCCCGATGGTGCCCGGCCACGAGATCGCGGGCGTCGTCGCCGAGGTCGGTGACGCCGTGACCCGCGTCAAGGTCGGCGACCACGTCGGTGTCGGCTGCATGGTCGACTCCTGCGGCGAATGCGAGTTCTGCAAGGAGGGCTACGAGCAGCACTGCGTCAAGGGCGCCGTGATGACCTACAACGGCACCGGCTACGACGGTGAGAAGACCAAGGGCGGCTACGCCCAGGGTGTTGTCGTCTCCGAGCGCTTCGTCCTCACCATCCCCGAGGGCCTGGGACTGGACGTCGCCGCGCCGCTGCTGTGCGCCGGCATCACGACGTACTCCCCGCTGCGCCGCTGGGGCGCCGCCCCCGGCACCAAGGTCGCCGTCATCGGCATGGGCGGCCTCGGCCACATGGGCGTCAAGATCGCGGCCGCCATGGGCGCCGAGGTGACCGTGCTGTCGCGCACCACCGACAAGGCCGACGACTCGGTCAAGCTCGGTGCGACCAAGCACCTCGCCACCAAGGACGGGAAGGTCTTCGAGGACCTCAAGGGCTACTTCGACATCATCCTCAACACGGTGAGCGCCGATCTGCCCATGGAGGACTACGTCGGGCTGCTGAAGGCCCGTGGCGTGCTCGTCTCGGTGGGCCTGCCGCCCAAGAAGTACGAGATCGCACCGGGTCTGCTGATCGGCAGCAGCAAGGTGGTCGCCGGGTCCAACATCGGCGGCATCCCCGAGACCCAGGAGATGCTCGACTTCTGCGCCAAGCACGACTTCGGCGCGACGGTGGAGGTCATCGGTGCCGACGAGGTCGACGCGGCCTACGACAAGGTCGTGGACGGCAAGGTGCGCTACCGCTACGTGATCGACACCAGCACCATCTCCGCCTGA
- a CDS encoding SDR family NAD(P)-dependent oxidoreductase gives MTSTQTPLGSGFGADSTAAQVLEGVDLHGRRALVTGGYSGIGIEGVRALDAAGAQVVVPARRVDEAREALADVPDVQVVPLDLSDLQSVRAAAEGLAAQGDPFDIVIAGAGVMASPYQLVGDGWESQFATNHLGHFALVNRLWPHLADGARVVSVSSVGHHRSGIRWDDMWFAGGYDKWDAYGQSKTANALFALELDRLGADRGIHAYSLHPGGILTPLQRHLPKQEQIAMGWIDEYGTPSDVFKTTEQGAATQIWAATSAKLADHGGVYCEDCDIAPMADGDQRVGVKPWAHDPEQAQRLWQLSAELTGVNAFA, from the coding sequence ATGACCTCGACACAGACCCCACTCGGCAGCGGATTCGGCGCAGACTCGACGGCGGCTCAGGTCCTCGAGGGCGTCGACCTGCACGGTCGGCGCGCCCTCGTGACCGGCGGTTACTCCGGCATCGGCATCGAGGGCGTCCGCGCGCTCGACGCCGCCGGGGCACAGGTGGTCGTGCCCGCCCGACGGGTGGACGAGGCGCGCGAAGCGCTGGCCGACGTCCCCGACGTACAGGTCGTGCCGCTCGATCTCAGTGATCTGCAGAGCGTGCGCGCGGCGGCCGAAGGTCTTGCTGCGCAAGGCGATCCGTTCGACATCGTGATCGCCGGAGCGGGCGTGATGGCATCGCCCTACCAACTGGTCGGTGACGGCTGGGAGAGCCAGTTCGCGACCAACCACCTCGGTCACTTCGCCCTGGTGAACCGACTGTGGCCGCACCTGGCCGATGGCGCCCGCGTGGTCAGCGTGTCCTCGGTCGGCCACCACCGCAGCGGGATCCGTTGGGACGACATGTGGTTCGCGGGCGGTTACGACAAGTGGGACGCCTACGGGCAGTCCAAGACCGCGAACGCGCTCTTCGCCCTCGAGCTGGACCGTCTCGGCGCGGACCGCGGGATCCACGCGTACTCATTGCACCCGGGCGGGATCCTCACGCCGCTGCAGCGGCACCTGCCGAAGCAGGAGCAGATCGCGATGGGCTGGATCGATGAGTACGGGACGCCGAGCGACGTCTTCAAGACGACCGAGCAGGGCGCAGCCACTCAGATCTGGGCCGCCACGTCAGCCAAGCTCGCCGACCATGGCGGCGTCTACTGCGAGGACTGCGACATCGCGCCGATGGCCGACGGTGACCAGCGCGTGGGCGTCAAGCCGTGGGCGCACGACCCGGAGCAGGCGCAGCGCCTGTGGCAGCTGTCGGCAGAGCTGACCGGGGTCAACGCCTTCGCCTGA
- a CDS encoding DEAD/DEAH box helicase produces the protein MTTQPDHITLPDDDGDDVGTYVPEAAGPVTPPSFSDFGVHPLIVQALADSGIHAPFPIQAMTLPVALGGHDIIGQAKTGTGKTLGFGVPLLHRIVSPTDPGYDDRPAPGKPQALVVAPTRELANQVMGDIKTAASLRGIRVTAIYGGRAFEPQLEALRAGVEVVVGTPGRLIDLAGQGHLDLSYVQTVVLDEADEMLDLGFLPDVEKLLAMTPASRQTMLFSATMPGAVVALARRYMTQPTHIRAINEEGDSGHTVAAIEQFVYRAHAMDKVEMLARILQARERGLTIVFSRTKRTAAKVADDLRERGFASASLHGDLGQGAREQALRAFRAGKIDILVATDVAARGIDVENVTHVVNYQCPEDEKTYLHRTGRTGRAGNTGVAVTFVDWDDLPRWGLINKALDLGIPDPAETYSSSPELFSDLDIPTTATGRLPRSERTRAGLDAEVLEDLGETGKAHRAPSRGGNDRSRGDRGGRDGQRGGDRTGGGQGSAPAASGDRPARSRNRRRTRGGSPQGS, from the coding sequence ATGACGACCCAGCCCGACCACATCACCCTGCCCGACGACGACGGCGACGACGTGGGCACCTACGTGCCCGAGGCCGCCGGTCCCGTGACCCCGCCCAGCTTCTCCGACTTCGGGGTGCACCCGCTGATCGTGCAGGCGCTAGCCGACTCAGGGATCCACGCACCGTTCCCGATCCAGGCCATGACCCTGCCGGTTGCTCTCGGCGGCCACGACATCATCGGCCAGGCCAAGACCGGCACCGGCAAGACCCTCGGGTTCGGGGTGCCGCTGCTGCACCGCATCGTCTCCCCCACCGACCCCGGGTACGACGACCGCCCGGCGCCGGGCAAGCCCCAGGCCCTCGTCGTCGCGCCGACACGTGAGCTCGCCAATCAGGTGATGGGCGACATCAAGACCGCTGCCTCACTGCGGGGCATCCGCGTGACCGCGATCTACGGTGGCCGTGCGTTCGAGCCGCAGCTCGAGGCGTTGCGCGCCGGTGTCGAGGTCGTCGTGGGCACCCCCGGCCGTCTCATCGACCTGGCCGGCCAGGGCCACCTCGACCTGTCCTACGTGCAGACCGTCGTCCTCGACGAGGCCGACGAGATGCTCGACCTGGGGTTCCTGCCCGACGTGGAGAAGCTTCTGGCGATGACCCCCGCGTCGCGCCAGACGATGCTCTTCTCCGCGACCATGCCCGGAGCAGTCGTGGCCCTCGCGCGTCGCTACATGACCCAGCCCACCCACATCCGCGCGATCAACGAAGAGGGCGACTCCGGGCACACCGTCGCCGCGATCGAGCAGTTCGTCTACCGCGCGCACGCCATGGACAAGGTGGAGATGCTGGCGCGCATCCTGCAGGCCCGCGAGCGCGGCCTGACCATCGTCTTCAGCCGCACCAAGCGCACCGCCGCCAAGGTGGCCGATGACCTGCGCGAGCGCGGTTTCGCCTCGGCGTCGCTGCACGGCGACCTGGGACAGGGTGCCCGCGAGCAGGCGCTGCGCGCGTTCCGCGCCGGCAAGATCGACATCCTGGTGGCGACCGACGTCGCGGCCCGCGGCATCGACGTCGAGAACGTGACCCACGTCGTCAACTACCAGTGCCCCGAGGACGAGAAGACCTACCTGCACCGCACCGGCCGCACCGGTCGTGCGGGCAACACCGGCGTCGCGGTCACCTTCGTGGACTGGGACGACCTCCCGCGCTGGGGCCTGATCAACAAGGCTCTCGACCTGGGCATCCCCGACCCCGCGGAGACCTACTCCTCCTCCCCGGAGCTCTTCTCCGACCTCGACATCCCCACCACGGCTACCGGCAGGCTGCCCCGCTCCGAGCGCACCCGCGCCGGGCTGGACGCCGAGGTCCTCGAGGACCTCGGCGAGACCGGCAAGGCGCACCGGGCACCGTCCCGCGGCGGCAACGACCGCTCACGCGGCGACCGCGGCGGACGCGACGGCCAGCGCGGTGGAGACCGCACCGGCGGAGGTCAGGGCAGCGCACCGGCCGCCTCGGGTGACCGTCCGGCACGTTCGCGCAACCGCCGTCGTACCCGTGGCGGGTCGCCGCAAGGCTCCTGA
- a CDS encoding ferritin-like fold-containing protein has protein sequence MTDSPTQTSDERPTDADLQDPVFRSGVTALLGVLAYGELKSFFATVEDAGMAPGVGRKEAMAAFAVREFEHYQALSERLRQLGADPQRAMEPVVDAVDEWHRRTKPKNWTEGLMKAYAGQSIATDFYRECAQWVDPESRTLMLEVLGDNEQADYVEAQLRDAIAADSRVASTLALWGRRLVGEAITQAQLTIAENDQLEKFLVADGSGSGMSLEELSELFTRLTDAHKARMETLGLTA, from the coding sequence ATGACCGACTCGCCCACGCAGACTTCCGACGAACGACCCACCGACGCGGACCTGCAGGACCCGGTCTTCCGGTCAGGTGTGACGGCGTTGCTGGGGGTGCTCGCCTACGGCGAACTGAAGAGTTTCTTCGCCACTGTCGAGGATGCCGGGATGGCGCCCGGAGTCGGGCGTAAGGAAGCCATGGCGGCGTTCGCGGTGCGCGAATTCGAGCACTATCAGGCGTTGTCGGAGCGACTGCGGCAGTTGGGCGCCGACCCGCAGCGGGCAATGGAGCCGGTGGTCGATGCGGTCGACGAGTGGCACCGCCGTACGAAGCCGAAGAACTGGACCGAGGGCCTGATGAAGGCGTACGCCGGGCAGTCGATCGCCACCGACTTCTACCGCGAGTGCGCCCAGTGGGTCGACCCGGAGAGCCGGACCCTGATGTTGGAGGTGCTGGGCGACAACGAGCAGGCCGACTACGTCGAGGCGCAGCTGCGCGACGCCATCGCCGCGGACAGCCGGGTCGCGAGCACGCTCGCCCTGTGGGGACGGCGCCTGGTCGGCGAAGCCATCACTCAGGCGCAGCTGACGATCGCGGAGAACGACCAGCTGGAGAAGTTCCTCGTGGCCGACGGCTCGGGCAGCGGGATGTCCCTGGAGGAGCTGTCGGAGCTGTTCACCCGGCTCACCGATGCCCACAAGGCGCGGATGGAGACCCTCGGCCTTACTGCCTGA
- a CDS encoding HNH endonuclease signature motif containing protein produces the protein MSSTPGLAAVSDSAGGAVAAALSAVDPLDEVGAICGRLNAAHADLIDLVTDLVREESWAIGGIRSPEHWLTCFAGVSPATARDLVRIATRSAELPALSREVHSGRLSLGQAAVVAAHTPTGYDQAVVDLAVHATVPQLRRALVKYDFATTNDADADSPTPPPEPFSVAAQPAELSMWFDHDRFHLSYSAPADIGALVQQALAEAKDALFLATDTKEQGRRVRLADAMAQLATRSLQAGTTGIAGRADKFRIYLHLDTTGQGWLTTRGALPPHLLRKWTCDGVLQPVWETGGTPVNVGRAHRIVPRRTRRLVEDRDRGCAYPGCAAIHHLECHHITHWADGGPTNIDNLISLCPHHHDRHHAGDFTIRPSGGRPGRFRFATRHGHPIEPAAATAPPGTTPPPVQPAPPRYPGPTNEILHLDQVRFRRRSERLRQ, from the coding sequence ATGAGTTCGACACCGGGTCTCGCAGCTGTCAGTGACAGCGCGGGCGGTGCTGTGGCTGCTGCTCTTTCGGCCGTGGACCCGTTGGACGAGGTCGGGGCGATCTGCGGGCGGTTGAACGCCGCACACGCCGACCTGATCGACCTGGTCACCGACCTGGTGCGCGAGGAGTCGTGGGCGATCGGTGGGATCCGCTCCCCCGAGCACTGGTTGACCTGTTTCGCCGGAGTCTCCCCCGCCACCGCTCGCGACCTGGTCCGGATCGCCACCCGGTCCGCCGAGCTACCCGCCCTGTCCCGGGAGGTGCACTCCGGTCGGCTGTCGCTGGGTCAGGCCGCCGTGGTCGCCGCGCACACCCCGACCGGGTACGACCAGGCCGTAGTGGACCTGGCTGTGCACGCCACCGTGCCCCAACTGCGCCGGGCCCTGGTCAAATACGACTTCGCCACCACCAACGACGCCGACGCCGACAGCCCCACCCCACCACCGGAACCGTTCTCGGTCGCGGCGCAACCGGCGGAACTGTCGATGTGGTTCGACCACGACCGGTTCCACCTGAGCTACTCCGCACCCGCCGACATCGGCGCCCTGGTCCAACAAGCCCTGGCGGAGGCCAAAGACGCCCTCTTCCTCGCGACCGACACCAAAGAACAGGGGCGGCGGGTGCGTCTCGCGGACGCGATGGCCCAACTGGCGACCCGATCCCTGCAGGCTGGTACCACCGGGATTGCCGGGCGGGCCGACAAATTCCGGATCTACCTGCACCTGGACACCACCGGCCAAGGCTGGCTCACCACACGCGGCGCCCTACCACCGCACCTCCTGAGGAAGTGGACCTGCGACGGGGTGCTCCAACCCGTCTGGGAAACCGGCGGCACCCCCGTGAACGTCGGACGCGCCCACCGCATCGTGCCCCGCCGCACCCGGCGCCTGGTCGAAGACCGCGACCGCGGCTGCGCCTACCCCGGCTGCGCAGCCATCCACCACCTGGAATGCCACCACATCACTCACTGGGCCGACGGCGGACCCACCAACATCGACAACCTGATCAGCCTGTGCCCTCACCACCACGACCGCCATCACGCAGGCGACTTCACCATCCGACCAAGCGGCGGTCGCCCCGGACGGTTCCGATTCGCCACCCGCCACGGCCACCCGATCGAACCCGCCGCCGCCACCGCCCCACCCGGCACAACACCACCCCCGGTTCAGCCAGCACCACCGCGCTACCCCGGACCCACCAACGAGATCCTGCACCTGGACCAGGTCAGATTCCGCCGACGGAGTGAGCGCCTCAGGCAGTAA
- a CDS encoding DUF3107 domain-containing protein codes for MEVRIGVQHVAREVVLESEQTPDEVRDLVAASLKSGEPLVLADERGHTVTVSASALAYVDVASEQVRRVGFGS; via the coding sequence ATGGAGGTCAGGATCGGCGTGCAGCACGTGGCACGCGAAGTTGTGCTGGAGTCAGAGCAGACCCCGGACGAGGTGCGCGACCTGGTCGCCGCCTCGCTCAAATCCGGCGAGCCGCTGGTGCTCGCCGACGAGCGCGGCCACACCGTGACGGTGTCGGCGTCCGCGCTCGCGTACGTCGACGTCGCCTCGGAGCAGGTACGACGGGTCGGTTTCGGCAGCTGA
- a CDS encoding TetR/AcrR family transcriptional regulator yields MGSQTDVYARGGRLPRSARRAQLLEAAQAVFADSGYHAASMDEIAIRASVSKPVLYQHFPGKLDLYLALIDRHTTEVPRLVQEALAATHDNATRVAAAMSAFFEFVEREDGAFRLVFESDLIDEPAVRQRVRQMDAACAASVAAVIAEDTDLTPQQAQLLGVSLVGMAQVVARDWLHQEAATRMSRAEAERLVIALGWRGLAGFPKTAE; encoded by the coding sequence GTGGGAAGCCAGACCGATGTGTACGCCCGGGGTGGGCGACTTCCGCGATCGGCGCGCCGCGCGCAGCTGCTCGAGGCGGCGCAGGCCGTGTTCGCCGATTCCGGGTACCACGCTGCGTCGATGGACGAGATAGCGATCCGCGCCAGTGTCAGCAAACCCGTGCTCTACCAGCATTTCCCGGGCAAGCTGGACCTCTATCTGGCATTGATCGACCGGCACACCACCGAGGTGCCCCGGCTCGTCCAGGAGGCGCTCGCCGCAACCCACGACAACGCCACGCGCGTCGCGGCGGCGATGAGCGCGTTCTTCGAGTTCGTCGAGCGCGAGGACGGTGCCTTCCGGCTGGTCTTCGAGTCCGACCTCATCGACGAGCCCGCGGTCCGTCAGCGGGTGCGCCAGATGGACGCAGCGTGCGCGGCGTCGGTCGCCGCCGTCATCGCCGAGGACACCGATCTGACGCCGCAACAGGCCCAACTGCTCGGCGTGTCGCTGGTCGGGATGGCACAGGTGGTCGCCCGCGATTGGCTGCACCAGGAGGCGGCCACCCGCATGTCACGTGCGGAGGCCGAGCGTCTCGTCATCGCCCTGGGGTGGCGCGGGCTCGCCGGATTCCCGAAGACCGCCGAATAG